One part of the Aquila chrysaetos chrysaetos chromosome 26, bAquChr1.4, whole genome shotgun sequence genome encodes these proteins:
- the LOC115336171 gene encoding histone H2B 5-like: protein MTKNLPRPIKAKRRSGRLTAMPEPAKSAPAPKKGSKKAVTKTQKKGDKKRRKSRKESYSIYVYKVLKQVHPDTGISSKAMGIMNSFVNDIFERIAGEASRLAHYNKRSTITSREIQTAVRLLLPGELAKHAVSEGTKAVTKYTSSK from the exons ATGACTAAAAACCTCCCTCGGCCAATAAAAGCTAAG AGGCGTAGTGGTAGATTGACTGCCATGCCCGAGCCAGCCAAGTCCGCCCCCGCGCCCAAGAAGGGCTCCAAGAAAGCCGTCACTAAGACGCAGAAGAAGGGCGACAAGAAACGGCGCAAGAGCCGCAAGGAGAGCTACTCGATCTACGTGTACAAGGTGCTGAAGCAGGTGCACCCCGACACGGGCATCTCGTCCAAGGCCATGGGCATCATGAACTCCTTCGTCAACGACATCTTTGAGCGCATCGCCGGCGAGGCCTCGCGCCTGGCGCACTACAACAAGCGCTCCACCATCACCTCGCGGGAGATCCAGACGGCCGTGCGGCTCCTGCTGCCCGGCGAGCTGGCCAAGCACGCCGTCTCCGAGGGCACCAAGGCCGTCACCAAGTACACCAGCTCCAA
- the LOC115336167 gene encoding histone H1.10-like yields MAETAPAAAPAAAAPAPAAKKPKKAAGGGSRARKPAGPSVTELITKAVSASKERKGLSLAALKKALAAGGYDVEKNNSRIKLGLKSLVSKGTLVQTKGIGASGSFRLSKKPGEVKEKALKKRAAAAKPKKPAAKKAASTAKKPKKAVTAKKSPKKAKKPVAAAAKKAAKSPKKATKAAKPKKAAAAAKSPAKAKAVKPKAAKPKAAKPKAARAKKAAPKKK; encoded by the coding sequence ATGGCCGAGaccgcgcccgccgccgcgcccgccgccgccgccccggcccccgccgccaAGAAGCCGAAgaaggcggcggggggcggctcCAGAGCCCGCAAGCCGGCGGGCCCCAGCGTCACCGAGCTGATCACCAAGGCCGTGTCCGCCTCCAAGGAGCGCAAGGGGCTCTCGCTCGCCGCGCTCAAGAAGGCGCTGGCCGCCGGCGGCTACGACGTGGAGAAGAACAACAGCCGCATCAAGCTGGGGCTCAAGAGCTTGGTCAGCAAGGGCACCCTGGTGCAGACTAAGGGTATTGGTGCCTCTGGGTCTTTTCGCCTTAGTAAGAAACCTGGGGAAGTAAAGGAAAAAGCCCTCAAGAAGCGGGCAGCCGCTGCCAAGCCCAAGAAGCCGGCAGCCAAGAAGGCCGCCAGCACTGCCAAGAAGCCCAAGAAAGCGGTGACAGCGAAGAAGAGCCCCAAGAAAGCGAAGAAGCCGGTGGCCGCCGCGGCCAAGAAAGCGGCCAAGAGCCCCAAGAAGGCGACCAAGGCTGCCAAGCCCAAAAaagcggcggcagcggcgaaGAGCCCGGCCAAGGCGAAGGCGGTGAAGCCCAAGGCAGCCAAGCCCAAGGCGGCCAAGCCCAAAGCGGCCAGGGCGAAGAAGGCGGCACCCAAGAAGAAGTAA
- the LOC115336185 gene encoding histone H2A-IV, with translation MSGRGKQGGKARAKAKSRSSRAGLQFPVGRVHRLLRKGNYAERVGAGAPVYLAAVLEYLTAEILELAGNAARDNKKTRIIPRHLQLAIRNDEELNKLLGKVTIAQGGVLPNIQAVLLPKKTDSHKAKAK, from the coding sequence ATGTCCGGCCGCGGGAAGCAGGGCGGGAAGGCGCGGGCCAAGGCCAAGTCGCGCTCGTCGCGGGCCGGGCTGCAGTTCCCCGTGGGCCGCGTGCACCGGTTGCTGCGCAAGGGCAACTACGCGGAGCGGGTGGGCGCCGGCGCCCCGGTGTACCTGGCGGCCGTGCTGGAGTACCTGACGGCCGAGATCCTGGAGCTGGCGGGCAACGCGGCCCGCGACAACAAGAAGACGCGCATCATCCCCCGGCACCTGCAGCTGGCCATCCGCAACGACGAGGAGCTCAACAAGCTGCTGGGCAAGGTGACCATCGCGCAGGGCGGGGTGCTGCCCAACATCCAGGCCGTGCTGCTGCCCAAGAAGACCGACAGCCACAAGGCTAAAGCCAAGTAA